In Nocardioides sp., the following proteins share a genomic window:
- a CDS encoding PhoH family protein, with product MTDSRPQPLAKTKHVVVVPNSINMVQLLGPGDEHLGMIEGSFAADIHIRGNRISLHGEPGEVALVERLFDELVTLIRTGQGVNSETVERVIAMLREETNERPADVLSLNILSNRGRTIRPKTLNQKRYVDAIDKHTITFGIGPAGTGKTYLAMAKAVQALHAKEVNRIILTRPAVEAGERLGFLPGTLSEKIDPYLRPLYDALHDMIDPETIPKLLAAGTIEVAPLAYMRGRTLNDSFIILDEAQNTTPEQMKMFLTRLGFGSKIVVTGDVTQVDLPGGTRSGLRIVTDILEGVKDISFNQLTAHDVVRHRLVGKIVAAYDQFDSRGSASPVRGS from the coding sequence ATGACTGACTCGCGTCCCCAACCTCTCGCCAAGACCAAGCACGTCGTGGTGGTGCCCAACAGCATCAACATGGTGCAGTTGCTGGGCCCAGGTGATGAGCATCTCGGCATGATCGAGGGGTCCTTTGCCGCCGACATCCACATTCGTGGCAATCGGATCAGCCTGCACGGCGAGCCGGGTGAGGTCGCTCTCGTGGAGCGACTCTTCGACGAGTTGGTCACCTTGATCCGCACCGGCCAGGGGGTCAACTCCGAGACGGTCGAGCGGGTCATCGCCATGTTGCGCGAGGAGACCAACGAGCGTCCTGCCGATGTCTTGTCGCTGAACATCTTGAGCAACCGCGGTCGTACCATCCGCCCCAAGACGCTCAACCAGAAGCGTTATGTCGACGCGATCGACAAGCACACGATCACGTTTGGAATCGGTCCGGCGGGCACGGGCAAGACCTATCTCGCGATGGCCAAGGCGGTGCAGGCACTGCACGCCAAGGAGGTCAACCGGATCATCTTGACGCGGCCTGCGGTGGAGGCTGGGGAGCGGCTCGGGTTCCTGCCCGGCACGTTGAGCGAGAAGATCGACCCCTACCTGCGCCCGCTCTATGACGCACTGCACGACATGATCGATCCCGAGACGATTCCCAAGTTGCTGGCTGCCGGCACGATCGAGGTGGCGCCGCTGGCGTACATGCGTGGACGGACCCTCAACGACTCCTTCATCATCTTGGACGAGGCACAGAACACCACCCCCGAGCAGATGAAGATGTTCCTGACTCGGCTTGGGTTTGGCTCCAAGATCGTGGTCACTGGTGACGTCACCCAGGTGGACCTGCCCGGGGGCACCAGGTCGGGCTTGCGCATCGTTACCGACATTCTGGAAGGCGTGAAGGACATCTCCTTCAATCAGCTGACCGCCCACGACGTCGTCCGCCATCGCCTGGTCGGCAAGATCGTGGCCGCCTATGACCAGTTCGACTCGCGCGGGAGCGCGAGCCCGGTCAGAGGATCGTAA
- a CDS encoding septum formation family protein, which yields MRTRDAGWLVLAAIVLSGCGDDAPPSITAPPDGACRQLTADDTSLPANDSEVVDCETAHTAETYLVGTFPERLADASYASDDLTTYAVSKCQPKFLKHMGADESLGMRTMLSWVWFRPTREQWTAGARWFRCDVIGGGAESEQYASLPTRTEDLLLGKPSDEWMVCASGSSVESGRKLPCSQAHQWRAVTTIQLGKEEDAYPGDEVVEKRTSKFCSDSVSAWLDYPVDFDYSYTWFGEKEWAAGNRRSVCWAATER from the coding sequence ATGCGTACTCGTGACGCCGGGTGGCTGGTGCTCGCAGCGATCGTGCTGAGTGGCTGCGGCGACGACGCTCCGCCCTCGATCACCGCACCCCCCGACGGCGCGTGCCGCCAACTCACCGCTGACGACACGTCGCTGCCTGCCAACGATTCCGAGGTCGTCGACTGCGAGACCGCACATACGGCGGAGACCTACCTGGTGGGCACGTTCCCCGAGCGGTTGGCCGACGCGTCGTACGCGTCCGACGACCTCACCACGTACGCCGTGTCGAAATGCCAGCCGAAGTTCCTCAAGCACATGGGCGCGGACGAGAGTCTGGGGATGCGCACCATGTTGAGCTGGGTATGGTTCCGGCCCACGCGAGAGCAGTGGACGGCCGGGGCGCGATGGTTCCGCTGCGACGTCATCGGGGGTGGAGCGGAGAGCGAGCAGTACGCCTCCCTGCCGACCCGCACCGAGGATCTGCTGTTGGGCAAGCCGTCCGACGAGTGGATGGTGTGCGCCAGCGGTTCCTCGGTCGAGAGCGGGCGCAAACTGCCGTGCAGCCAGGCGCACCAGTGGCGAGCCGTCACCACCATCCAGTTGGGCAAGGAGGAGGACGCCTATCCCGGCGATGAGGTGGTCGAGAAGCGCACCTCGAAGTTCTGCTCCGACTCGGTAAGTGCGTGGCTGGACTATCCGGTGGACTTCGACTACTCCTACACCTGGTTCGGCGAGAAGGAGTGGGCGGCCGGCAACCGCCGCTCGGTCTGTTGGGCGGCGACCGAGAGGTGA
- a CDS encoding siderophore-interacting protein produces MSTRARQFGATVLGREQISEHLVRLTLGEIDGFESTGLPDEWIGLIVPGQFQSRYYTVRSWDGSTLTLDIVVHEVGLVTEWARRDVVGEVVTLTEAKGSYALPPGAQWLLLVGDLTAMPAMARIAESTDLPTQIWAEVPDDLTGYLPATAKVTWLAPPAPGQSALGEVVEGIDWPEGPGYFWMAGESAQMRAIRKHLMRVRRLSSHDYDVMGYWRATLARQPRAVDPGPIYRAGKAAGKSDDEIWADYDAAREGGH; encoded by the coding sequence GTGAGCACCAGAGCGCGGCAGTTCGGGGCGACCGTCCTGGGTCGCGAACAGATCAGCGAGCATCTGGTCCGTCTGACCCTCGGTGAGATCGACGGCTTCGAGAGCACCGGCCTGCCAGACGAGTGGATCGGCCTGATCGTGCCCGGGCAGTTCCAGAGCCGCTACTACACCGTCCGCTCGTGGGATGGCAGCACACTGACACTCGACATCGTGGTGCACGAGGTCGGGCTGGTCACGGAGTGGGCGCGCCGCGACGTGGTCGGCGAGGTCGTCACGCTGACCGAGGCCAAAGGGTCGTACGCGCTCCCGCCCGGCGCGCAGTGGTTGCTGCTGGTCGGCGACCTGACGGCCATGCCCGCGATGGCGAGAATCGCGGAGAGCACCGACCTGCCCACCCAGATCTGGGCCGAGGTGCCGGACGATCTGACGGGTTATCTGCCCGCGACCGCGAAGGTCACCTGGCTGGCCCCTCCGGCGCCCGGGCAGAGCGCGCTCGGCGAGGTCGTCGAGGGGATTGACTGGCCCGAAGGCCCCGGATACTTCTGGATGGCCGGGGAGTCGGCACAGATGCGCGCGATCCGCAAGCACCTGATGCGCGTACGCCGCCTGTCGAGCCACGACTATGACGTGATGGGCTATTGGCGCGCGACGCTGGCCCGGCAGCCGCGCGCGGTCGATCCGGGGCCGATCTATCGCGCGGGCAAGGCTGCCGGGAAGAGTGACGACGAGATCTGGGCGGACTACGACGCTGCGCGAGAGGGCGGGCACTGA
- a CDS encoding DUF6801 domain-containing protein, with the protein MVRARPGLLPLTAHPGASVEPKLLSINVTTSDEAADNMRMFEPATYSVSGITATYHLEGAMSLTGQQAEFTSPNATVPPANPTPPGPPIVTTASGHGSRFTAGPTAGVATIVIDHVILDKVEMLGGPWGDASTKIQLTPQASATNLRDFTIL; encoded by the coding sequence GTGGTCCGCGCCCGCCCTGGACTCCTGCCGCTGACGGCGCATCCAGGCGCCAGCGTCGAGCCCAAGTTGCTGAGCATCAATGTCACCACCTCAGACGAGGCGGCCGACAACATGCGGATGTTCGAGCCGGCCACCTATTCAGTCAGCGGCATCACCGCGACGTATCACCTCGAAGGTGCCATGTCACTGACTGGACAACAGGCCGAGTTCACGTCGCCGAACGCCACAGTCCCCCCGGCGAATCCAACACCTCCAGGTCCCCCCATTGTCACGACGGCGTCAGGTCACGGCAGTCGATTCACTGCGGGGCCAACCGCGGGGGTGGCGACGATCGTGATCGATCACGTGATCCTCGACAAGGTCGAGATGTTGGGCGGTCCGTGGGGAGATGCCTCCACGAAGATCCAGCTCACCCCGCAGGCCTCGGCCACCAATCTTCGAGACTTTACGATCCTCTGA
- the era gene encoding GTPase Era produces MSRDFDHEEDDFDDEFDLPAPAVFANPEGFRSGFACFVGRPNAGKSTLTNALVGRKVAITSDKPQTTRMAIRGIVHRPDGQLILIDTPGLHRPRTLLGERLNDLVKSTWAEVDVVAVCFPSNEKIGPGDRFLVNELAKIRRKPKMAIATKTDLASPERLAEHLSDIAKLGAETGTEWAEIVPVSAVAGDQTDLLGELLVAQMPEGPQLYPDGDLTDAPEEVLAAELIREAALDGVRDELPHSIAVVVEEMGLREGRSADKPLLDIHANLYVERSSQKGIVIGHKGSRLRQVGTTARQQIEALLGTPVYLDLHVKIAKDWQRDPKQLRKLGF; encoded by the coding sequence ATGAGCCGGGACTTCGACCACGAAGAGGACGACTTCGATGACGAGTTCGATCTGCCTGCGCCTGCCGTCTTCGCCAACCCCGAGGGATTCCGCAGTGGTTTCGCCTGCTTCGTGGGGCGACCCAATGCGGGCAAGTCGACCCTGACCAATGCGCTGGTCGGGCGCAAGGTGGCGATCACGTCGGACAAACCGCAGACGACCCGGATGGCGATCCGCGGCATCGTGCACCGGCCCGACGGTCAACTGATCCTGATCGACACCCCCGGTCTGCATCGGCCGCGCACCCTGCTCGGTGAGCGCCTCAACGACCTGGTCAAGTCGACTTGGGCCGAGGTCGACGTGGTCGCCGTGTGCTTCCCGAGCAACGAGAAGATCGGCCCAGGAGACCGGTTCCTGGTCAACGAACTGGCCAAGATCAGGCGCAAGCCCAAGATGGCGATCGCGACGAAGACCGATCTGGCGAGCCCCGAGCGCCTGGCCGAACACCTCTCGGATATTGCGAAACTGGGCGCCGAGACCGGCACCGAGTGGGCCGAGATCGTCCCCGTGTCGGCGGTGGCCGGTGACCAGACCGACCTGTTGGGTGAATTGCTGGTCGCGCAGATGCCCGAGGGGCCGCAGCTCTACCCCGACGGCGATCTCACCGACGCTCCCGAGGAGGTGCTGGCAGCAGAGCTGATCCGCGAGGCCGCACTCGACGGCGTACGAGACGAACTCCCGCACTCCATCGCCGTCGTGGTGGAGGAGATGGGCCTTCGCGAAGGCCGCTCGGCCGACAAGCCACTGCTGGACATCCACGCCAACCTCTATGTGGAGCGGTCTTCTCAGAAGGGCATCGTGATCGGCCACAAGGGCTCTCGCCTGCGGCAGGTCGGGACGACGGCGCGCCAGCAGATCGAGGCGCTGCTGGGCACGCCGGTCTACCTCGACCTGCACGTCAAGATCGCCAAGGACTGGCAGCGCGACCCCAAGCAGTTGCGCAAACTCGGTTTCTAG
- the leuA gene encoding 2-isopropylmalate synthase, whose product MITSTPAPERNPQQPSGMPFTRYEPFLPIDLTDRTWPTKRMAQAPRWCAVDLRDGNQALIDPMSPARKKKMFELLVKMGYKEIEVGFPSASQTDFDFVRMLIEEDLIPDDVVIQVLTQAREELIERTFESLRGAKQAIVHLYNSTSVLQRRVVFNLDEDGILDIAVRGAEVCKKYEELVPDTEIFYEYSPESYTGTELEYAVRVCNAVLEVFKPTAEKPVIINLPATVEMATPNVYADSIEWMGRNLRYREHVILSLHPHNDRGTAVAAAELGYLAGADRIEGCLFGNGERTGNVCLVTLGLNLFTQGIDPQIDFSDIDEIRRTVEYCNQLPVAERHPYGGDLVYTAFSGSHQDAIKKGFEALERDAAAEGVDVDDHIWEVPYLPIDPKDVGRSYEAVIRVNSQSGKGGVAYLLKTEHKLDLPRRAQIEFSRVIQERTDTEGGEISADEIWQVFSAEYLHRQTPLQLNSVHTSSAAGAKDQLEVNIYVDGESHTLTGQGNGPIAAFVDAINDLPQGFDVRVLDYAEHALSSGGDAIAAAYVECLVGDQVLWGVGLDPNIVTASLKAVTSAVNRAR is encoded by the coding sequence ATGATCACCAGCACTCCCGCTCCCGAGCGCAACCCGCAACAGCCCAGCGGCATGCCGTTCACCCGGTACGAGCCGTTCCTGCCGATCGACTTGACCGATCGCACCTGGCCCACCAAGCGGATGGCCCAGGCGCCGCGCTGGTGTGCGGTCGACCTGCGCGACGGCAACCAGGCCCTGATCGACCCGATGAGTCCGGCTCGCAAGAAGAAGATGTTCGAACTCCTGGTCAAGATGGGCTACAAGGAGATCGAGGTCGGCTTCCCGAGCGCGAGCCAGACGGACTTCGACTTCGTACGCATGCTGATCGAGGAGGACCTGATCCCCGATGACGTCGTCATCCAGGTCCTGACCCAGGCGCGTGAGGAACTGATCGAGCGCACCTTCGAGTCGCTGCGCGGGGCCAAGCAGGCGATCGTGCATCTCTACAACTCGACGTCGGTGCTGCAGCGGCGCGTGGTGTTCAACCTCGACGAGGACGGCATCCTGGACATCGCCGTACGCGGTGCAGAGGTCTGCAAGAAGTACGAAGAACTCGTCCCCGACACCGAGATCTTCTACGAGTACAGCCCGGAGTCCTACACCGGCACCGAGCTCGAGTACGCCGTACGCGTGTGCAACGCCGTGCTGGAGGTCTTCAAGCCCACCGCCGAGAAGCCGGTCATCATCAACCTGCCCGCGACCGTCGAGATGGCCACGCCCAACGTGTACGCCGACTCGATCGAGTGGATGGGGCGCAACCTGCGCTACCGCGAGCACGTGATCCTCTCGCTGCACCCGCACAACGACCGCGGCACGGCCGTCGCCGCCGCCGAGTTGGGCTATCTGGCCGGCGCCGACCGGATCGAAGGCTGCCTGTTCGGCAACGGCGAGCGCACCGGCAACGTCTGCCTGGTGACGCTGGGTCTGAACCTGTTCACCCAGGGCATCGACCCCCAGATCGACTTCTCCGACATCGACGAGATCCGTCGCACGGTGGAGTACTGCAACCAACTGCCGGTCGCCGAACGCCACCCCTACGGCGGCGACCTGGTCTACACCGCCTTCTCCGGCTCCCACCAGGACGCCATCAAGAAGGGGTTCGAAGCACTCGAACGCGACGCGGCCGCCGAAGGTGTCGATGTCGACGACCACATCTGGGAAGTCCCCTATCTGCCGATCGACCCCAAGGACGTCGGACGGTCGTACGAAGCCGTGATCCGGGTGAACAGCCAGTCCGGCAAGGGCGGGGTGGCGTACCTGCTCAAGACCGAACACAAGCTCGACCTGCCGCGCCGCGCGCAGATCGAGTTCTCCCGCGTCATCCAGGAGCGCACCGACACCGAGGGCGGCGAGATCAGCGCCGACGAGATCTGGCAGGTCTTCTCGGCCGAGTACCTGCACCGCCAGACCCCGCTGCAACTCAATTCGGTGCACACCTCCTCGGCGGCGGGAGCGAAGGACCAACTTGAGGTCAACATCTATGTCGACGGTGAGAGCCACACGCTGACCGGCCAGGGCAACGGTCCGATCGCGGCGTTCGTCGACGCGATCAACGACCTGCCGCAGGGCTTCGACGTCCGCGTCCTCGACTATGCCGAGCATGCGCTGTCGTCCGGTGGCGACGCGATCGCCGCGGCGTACGTCGAGTGCCTCGTCGGCGACCAGGTGCTCTGGGGCGTCGGGCTCGACCCGAACATCGTCACGGCGTCGCTGAAGGCCGTCACCAGCGCGGTCAACCGCGCCCGCTGA
- a CDS encoding cytidine deaminase, which produces MSDLAPEDAKLVTLARATRARTNAREGAALRDLDGRTYAAASVDLPSLQLSALEGCVAMAVSSGAAGVEAAVLLTGALVGEVPGLAAVRDLGGADVPVLLGDSRGEISGRA; this is translated from the coding sequence GTGAGTGACCTGGCACCCGAAGACGCCAAGCTGGTGACGTTGGCGCGCGCGACCCGCGCCCGTACGAACGCACGCGAGGGGGCCGCGCTGCGCGACCTCGACGGCCGTACCTACGCCGCCGCCTCGGTCGACCTGCCGTCGCTGCAACTGTCCGCGCTCGAAGGCTGCGTTGCCATGGCCGTGTCCTCGGGTGCGGCCGGCGTCGAAGCCGCCGTGCTGCTGACAGGCGCCCTGGTCGGCGAGGTGCCGGGCCTGGCAGCCGTACGCGATCTGGGTGGCGCGGATGTCCCGGTGCTGCTCGGCGATTCGCGCGGGGAGATCAGCGGGCGCGCGTGA
- a CDS encoding sigma-70 family RNA polymerase sigma factor translates to MSSRTPSSRSIASGLDCETPNGRCRTCVGRWSTAPRRDCAIVRWSTDTRPASRVCLSRWRSSSEADTLDKERRTAVLTALAALPRRQREVLALRYYLDLSEAEIADTLGISRGAVKSHASRGVAALRPLLEGYLKDLP, encoded by the coding sequence ATGTCGTCCAGGACGCCTTCGTCGCGGTCCATCGCAAGTGGTCTGGACTGCGAGACCCCCAACGGGCGCTGCCGTACTTGCGTCGGGCGGTGGTCAACGGCGCCACGTCGCGACTGCGCCATCGTCAGGTGGTCAACCGACACGCGGCCAGCCAGCAGGGTCTGCCTGAGCAGGTGGCGGAGCTCGAGCGAGGCGGACACTCTGGACAAGGAGCGACGTACGGCCGTACTCACCGCACTGGCGGCGCTGCCGCGACGCCAACGCGAGGTGCTGGCCCTGCGTTATTACCTCGATCTTTCGGAGGCGGAGATCGCCGACACGCTCGGCATCTCTCGGGGCGCGGTGAAGAGTCACGCGTCTCGCGGTGTTGCCGCTTTGCGTCCGCTCCTCGAGGGCTATCTGAAAGACCTGCCATGA
- a CDS encoding hemolysin family protein gives MESADIWLLVAAAVLVILAGVFSGVDAALASFSKARAAELLDESRPGAKRLTLLLDDAPRHLNTVLLLRLLCEIGAIVIVTQLVFEWLDGAFWKALVTALGIMLVVSFVFIGVAPRTLGRQHSDRMALASSGAITFITRVLGPISSLLILLGNAITPGRGFAQGPFSTETELREMVDLAEASSLIEDGERKMIHSVFELGDTTVREVMVPRNDVLFVERHKNLRQTLSLFLRSGFSRVPVVGENLDDVLGFVYLKDVVRRDFDEPDAEFVERVEAIMRPAHFVPDSKPVDALLSEMQAMRQHVAIVVDEYGGTAGLITIEDILEEIVGEITDEYDPDAVEVEQLEEGVVRVSSRYPVDDLDELVGVKVVDEDVDTLGGLLAKHLGRVPIPGSHIEVNGVRIEAERLQGRRNRIGTVLVSLAPTDKAEAEPADEVGQSDG, from the coding sequence ATGGAGTCTGCTGATATCTGGCTGCTCGTGGCGGCGGCCGTGCTGGTCATCCTCGCTGGGGTGTTCTCAGGAGTGGATGCTGCGCTGGCGTCGTTCTCCAAGGCGCGTGCTGCGGAACTGCTCGACGAGTCGCGCCCGGGCGCCAAGCGACTGACCCTGCTGCTCGACGATGCACCTCGCCACCTCAACACCGTGCTTCTCTTGCGGCTGTTGTGCGAGATCGGCGCGATCGTGATCGTGACCCAACTCGTCTTCGAATGGCTCGACGGAGCTTTCTGGAAGGCGCTGGTCACCGCGCTGGGCATCATGCTCGTGGTCTCCTTCGTCTTCATCGGTGTCGCACCACGCACCCTGGGGCGCCAGCACTCCGACCGGATGGCACTGGCCTCCTCGGGGGCCATCACGTTCATAACCCGGGTGCTGGGACCGATCTCCAGTCTGCTGATCCTGCTCGGCAACGCGATCACGCCGGGGCGTGGTTTCGCCCAAGGACCGTTCTCGACCGAGACCGAGTTGCGCGAGATGGTCGACCTCGCCGAGGCGTCGAGCCTGATCGAGGACGGCGAACGCAAGATGATCCACAGCGTGTTCGAGCTCGGCGACACGACGGTGCGTGAGGTGATGGTCCCGCGCAACGACGTGCTCTTCGTCGAGCGGCACAAGAATCTGCGCCAGACCCTCTCGCTGTTCTTGCGCAGCGGCTTCTCACGCGTGCCGGTGGTCGGCGAGAACCTCGACGACGTCCTCGGCTTCGTCTACCTCAAAGACGTCGTCCGCCGAGACTTCGACGAGCCCGACGCGGAGTTCGTCGAGCGGGTCGAGGCGATCATGCGTCCGGCCCACTTCGTCCCGGACTCCAAGCCGGTCGACGCATTGCTCTCGGAGATGCAGGCGATGCGCCAACATGTGGCCATCGTGGTCGACGAATATGGCGGGACCGCGGGTCTGATCACCATCGAGGACATCCTGGAGGAGATCGTCGGGGAGATCACCGACGAGTACGACCCCGATGCCGTCGAGGTCGAGCAGTTGGAGGAGGGAGTCGTACGCGTGTCGTCGCGCTATCCGGTCGACGACCTCGACGAGCTCGTCGGCGTCAAGGTGGTGGACGAGGACGTCGACACCTTGGGTGGGCTGCTCGCCAAACATCTCGGCCGGGTGCCGATCCCCGGGTCGCATATCGAGGTCAACGGAGTCCGGATCGAGGCCGAGCGTCTCCAGGGCCGGCGCAACCGCATCGGCACCGTGCTGGTCAGCCTGGCGCCGACGGACAAAGCTGAGGCCGAACCCGCCGACGAGGTCGGCCAGAGCGACGGCTGA
- the ybeY gene encoding rRNA maturation RNase YbeY, which produces MTIEILNESGHDLDVKELAALARFVMDRMRVHPQAELCIKAVDEATIAELNEQWMDKQGPTDVLAFPMDELRPGLVNEELEEGVLGDLVLCPAVAQRQGETAGHGTVGEIELLTTHGILHLLGYDHAEPEEHKVMFDLQDELLAAWRAER; this is translated from the coding sequence ATGACGATCGAGATCCTCAACGAGTCCGGACACGATCTCGACGTCAAGGAACTCGCCGCGCTTGCGCGTTTCGTGATGGATCGGATGCGCGTGCATCCGCAGGCGGAGTTGTGCATCAAAGCCGTCGACGAGGCAACCATCGCCGAACTCAACGAGCAGTGGATGGACAAGCAGGGGCCGACCGATGTGTTGGCGTTCCCGATGGACGAGTTGCGTCCAGGGCTGGTCAACGAGGAACTGGAAGAGGGCGTGCTCGGCGATCTGGTGCTGTGCCCCGCGGTGGCGCAGCGCCAAGGCGAGACCGCCGGACACGGCACGGTTGGCGAGATCGAGCTCCTGACCACCCATGGCATCTTGCATCTGCTGGGCTATGACCATGCCGAGCCCGAGGAACACAAGGTGATGTTCGACTTGCAGGACGAGTTGCTCGCCGCCTGGCGGGCGGAGCGCTGA
- a CDS encoding septum formation family protein — MPPSPAAAACYRLAFKEAISPISHSEPVACAKRHTSRTFHVGRLSRLFPAGVPAIDVPRVQQKVGAECTRRLTAFVGGSPAARLLSMLRPVWFTPTLAEADAGAAWFRCDVVALGAENQLAPLTGRLAKRLDRPGWQQTYGLCATAQPGTKNFHRVSCARKHSWVALSTVPLTGGRYPGVAAVRARGEDVCKPAARDLAADKLDYQWGYEWPTLAQWRAGTRNGVCWLPR; from the coding sequence GTGCCTCCGAGTCCGGCGGCGGCTGCGTGCTATCGCCTCGCCTTCAAGGAGGCGATCTCCCCGATCAGCCATTCCGAGCCGGTGGCCTGCGCCAAGCGGCACACGTCACGCACCTTCCACGTCGGCCGTCTCAGCCGACTGTTCCCGGCCGGAGTTCCCGCGATCGACGTCCCACGGGTGCAGCAGAAGGTCGGCGCCGAATGCACGCGCCGCCTCACCGCATTCGTGGGCGGATCCCCTGCGGCCCGACTGCTGAGCATGCTGCGGCCGGTGTGGTTCACGCCGACGTTGGCAGAGGCCGACGCGGGCGCCGCATGGTTCCGTTGCGATGTCGTGGCGCTCGGCGCCGAGAACCAACTCGCCCCACTCACGGGTCGCCTGGCCAAGCGACTGGATCGCCCCGGGTGGCAGCAGACGTACGGACTGTGTGCCACGGCGCAACCGGGGACCAAGAACTTCCACCGCGTCTCCTGCGCGCGCAAGCATTCGTGGGTGGCGCTGTCGACGGTGCCGTTGACCGGTGGGCGCTACCCGGGTGTCGCGGCCGTACGGGCTCGCGGTGAAGACGTGTGCAAGCCCGCCGCTCGCGACCTCGCCGCGGACAAGCTGGATTATCAGTGGGGCTATGAGTGGCCCACGCTGGCGCAGTGGCGCGCCGGCACCCGCAACGGCGTGTGCTGGCTGCCGCGCTAG
- a CDS encoding Gmad2 immunoglobulin-like domain-containing protein: MSRRFRSQWPIIGGALAAAVVVVGAFVVIGQQRAEDLPSASSSGGTHATEQASEATETEGAAVPVYYVVDTERAGTRLVREFRQVDDPVPGALSLLGEAPLDPDYRTLVPTGALARAQIDDDQITVDLASRDWTTLPEGMTRADARLAIQQVVYTLQGIAQSRAQVRFVLDDKPAKAFGVTTAKGVSAAGFGVLNQMSITTPEQGQVITAGVLRVTGVGNGFEASVGWEVRDASGARVLGGAAMMHGWLEERLFPFEFTVDVSPLPPGNYTIWTTTDDPTGGTEGAGAMTDDKDFVIVQTSTPSSSLTASPIG; this comes from the coding sequence ATGTCTCGACGCTTCAGGTCCCAATGGCCGATCATCGGCGGCGCACTCGCCGCAGCCGTCGTCGTGGTGGGCGCCTTCGTCGTCATCGGCCAACAACGCGCCGAGGATTTGCCGAGTGCTTCGAGTTCGGGAGGCACACACGCGACGGAGCAAGCCTCGGAGGCCACCGAAACTGAGGGGGCAGCGGTGCCGGTCTACTACGTGGTCGACACCGAGCGCGCGGGCACTCGACTGGTCCGCGAATTCCGTCAGGTCGACGACCCAGTCCCGGGCGCACTGTCGCTGCTCGGTGAAGCGCCACTGGATCCGGACTACCGCACCTTGGTCCCGACCGGAGCGCTCGCGAGAGCGCAGATCGATGACGACCAGATCACGGTGGATCTCGCGTCCCGAGACTGGACCACGCTGCCCGAAGGCATGACCAGGGCCGACGCCCGGTTGGCGATCCAGCAGGTCGTCTACACGTTGCAAGGCATCGCGCAGTCACGCGCGCAGGTGCGATTCGTGCTCGACGACAAACCGGCCAAGGCCTTCGGCGTCACCACCGCGAAGGGCGTCTCCGCCGCAGGCTTCGGCGTGCTCAACCAGATGAGCATCACCACTCCCGAGCAAGGTCAGGTGATCACCGCAGGCGTACTGCGGGTGACCGGGGTCGGCAACGGGTTCGAGGCCAGCGTCGGCTGGGAGGTGCGCGATGCCTCGGGCGCGCGCGTGCTCGGTGGCGCGGCCATGATGCACGGTTGGCTGGAGGAGCGTCTCTTCCCCTTCGAGTTCACCGTCGACGTGTCACCTCTGCCACCTGGCAACTACACCATCTGGACCACGACCGACGACCCCACAGGCGGCACCGAAGGCGCGGGGGC
- a CDS encoding HIT domain-containing protein, translating to MTSAVDCLFCKIVAGDVPAEVVATSDGAVAFRDLNPQAPTHVLVIPRAHYANAADLADADPQSLAAVFDLAAQVADAEGLAGYRSVFNTGETAGQTVFHAHLHVLGGRSLQWPPG from the coding sequence ATGACGAGCGCGGTGGACTGCCTGTTCTGCAAGATCGTCGCCGGTGACGTGCCCGCTGAGGTGGTGGCCACCAGCGACGGCGCGGTGGCCTTCCGCGACCTCAACCCCCAGGCGCCCACCCATGTGCTCGTCATCCCGCGAGCCCACTACGCCAATGCCGCGGATCTGGCCGATGCGGACCCGCAGTCACTCGCGGCGGTGTTCGATCTGGCGGCCCAGGTGGCCGACGCCGAAGGCCTTGCGGGCTACCGCAGCGTCTTCAACACGGGCGAGACCGCCGGACAGACCGTTTTCCACGCCCACCTGCACGTGCTGGGTGGCCGCTCCTTGCAGTGGCCCCCCGGATGA